From one Gadus morhua chromosome 8, gadMor3.0, whole genome shotgun sequence genomic stretch:
- the LOC115549391 gene encoding C-C chemokine receptor type 3-like: MEDEQYDYFLYLFNISENTSYPSYEADGLVPHCFSANVTKFASAIIPYFYYINFLLSYLGNWLVLFIIVKLEKVNSVTNIFLINLVTSNILFASSFPFLAKYHSSEWIFGTVLCKLVSSAHLIGFYSSILFLTLMTFDRYLAVVHAVSAAKSRRRAYAIGASLIVWFISVLASLNELVFKGVWKDSEQGLMCEETGYHADVIKQWNLVSYYMQFLLFFLLPLFMVMYCYTCITVRIMSTRMREKWRSVKLIFIIMFTFFVCWTPYNIVILLKAIQISTADKANRTCDQVEALNYALYATRNIAFLYCCISPMFYSFVGKRFQSHFRKLLLKNMPCLARHFRPASLSSKSTAQRTSHTNDL, encoded by the coding sequence ATGGAGGATGAGCAGTATGACTATTTCTTATATCTGTTTAACATCAGTGAAAACACAAGCTATCCATCTTACGAGGCTGACGGGCTCGTCCCACACTGCTTTTCAGCAAACGTCACCAAATTTGCCTCGGCCATCATTCCTTATTTCTACTACATCAACTTCCTCCTGAGTTACTTAGGCAACTGGCTTGTTTTGTTCATAATCGTCAAGCTTGAGAAGGTCAACAGCGTCACCAATATCTTCCTCATCAATCTGGTCACCTCCAACATCCTGTTTGCATCCAGCTTCCCCTTCCTGGCCAAATACCATTCCTCAGAGTGGATCTTCGGCACGGTGCTTTGCAAGTTGGTCAGCAGTGCCCATCTGATCGGTTTCTACAgttccatcctcttcctcaccctgaTGACCTTTGACCGCTACCTGGCCGTGGTGCACGCGGTGTCCGCTGccaagagcaggaggagggcgtACGCCATCGGGGCGTCGTTGATCGTTTGGTTCATCAGTGTGCTGGCCAGTCTCAATGAGCTGGTGTTCAAAGGCGTGTGGAAGGACAGCGAGCAGGGCCTGATGTGTGAGGAGACAGGATACCACGCCGACGTCATCAAACAGTGGAATCTGGTCAGCTACTACATGcagttcctcctcttcttcctgctgCCCCTCTTCATGGTGATGTACTGCTACACCTGTATCACCGTGCGGATCATGTCCACTCGCATGAGGGAGAAATGGCGCTCGGTGAAGCTGATATTCATCATCATGTTCACCTTCTTCGTTTGCTGGACTCCCTATAACATCGTGATCCTGCTGAAGGCCATTCAGATCTCCACAGCCGACAAAGCAAACCGGACGTGCGATCAGGTCGAGGCGCTGAACTATGCGTTGTACGCGACCAGAAACATAGCGTTCTTGTATTGTTGCATCAGCCCCATGTTCTACTCCTTTGTGGGTAAGCGGTTTCAGAGTCACTTCAGGAAGCTGTTGTTGAAGAACATGCCTTGTCTGGCACGTCACTTCAGACCCGCTAGTCTGAGCAGCAAGTCCACCGCACAAAGGACGTCCCACACAAACGACTTATAA